In Alkalihalobacillus sp. TS-13, the following are encoded in one genomic region:
- a CDS encoding glycerophosphodiester phosphodiesterase produces MFTFTEKRFAMALFTFSIVAVLLALPLERASAESHEHVENVAHRGAAGYAPENTMAAFRKAFEMKADYVELDVQMSKDGELVVIHDTTVDRTTDGTGKVNDLTYEELRALDAGSWFAPEFEGEPIPTFEDVLDGMRGKTKLLIELKAPSNYPGIEEKVAEALKERNMDKPENNSVIVQSFDFNSMKTFHNLLPEVPIGVLTSNYLDLTDESLHEFKSYADYVNPHKNQIDRALVDRIHALDMGVMPWTVRAKEDVQPLLDAGVDGIISDYPDYVPRNYKKQ; encoded by the coding sequence ATGTTTACTTTTACAGAAAAAAGATTCGCAATGGCATTGTTTACTTTTTCTATTGTTGCAGTTCTTCTGGCGTTACCGCTCGAACGTGCATCTGCTGAAAGTCATGAGCATGTTGAAAATGTGGCACATCGCGGAGCTGCAGGCTATGCACCTGAAAATACGATGGCTGCTTTCCGAAAAGCGTTTGAGATGAAAGCAGATTACGTGGAATTGGATGTCCAGATGAGCAAGGATGGGGAACTCGTCGTCATTCATGATACTACTGTAGACCGGACAACTGACGGCACAGGAAAAGTAAATGACCTTACATATGAAGAGCTTCGGGCTCTTGATGCAGGGAGCTGGTTTGCACCCGAATTTGAAGGTGAACCGATTCCGACATTTGAAGATGTGTTGGATGGAATGCGTGGTAAAACAAAACTCTTGATTGAACTGAAGGCCCCTTCTAACTACCCTGGAATTGAAGAAAAAGTGGCTGAAGCATTGAAGGAACGGAATATGGATAAGCCAGAAAACAATTCAGTCATTGTACAGTCTTTTGATTTCAATTCGATGAAGACCTTCCACAACCTTTTACCTGAAGTGCCGATCGGTGTGCTTACTTCCAACTATCTGGACCTTACAGATGAATCCTTGCATGAATTCAAGTCGTATGCCGATTACGTGAATCCGCACAAAAATCAAATCGATCGTGCTTTAGTCGACCGTATTCACGCTCTCGACATGGGTGTCATGCCCTGGACGGTCCGCGCAAAAGAAGACGTCCAGCCGCTTCTTGATGCAGGTGTAGACGGCATTATCAGTGATTATCCGGATTATGTGCCAAGGAATTACAAAAAGCAGTAA
- a CDS encoding NCS2 family permease, with protein MFTNFFKLQENQTNVKTELIAGLTTFLTMVYIVVVNPGILSEAGAPFDAVFMATIIATVVGTLWMGLFANYPIAIAPGMGLNAYFAYSVVGGMGVSYEVAFGAVFIAGILFVILSLTPFREKLIEAIPSNLKHGITAGIGLFIAFIGLRLTGLVVSHPQNLVGLGDLHSPQVILTLVGLAVTLILMALNVNGALFLGMVVTGTIAYFTGQLEFKDGVVGLPSMPDAFIFGSPITAIADMFTYGLYAVVFSFLLVTIFDTTGTMIGVAEQAGLMKGNKMPRARQALLADSVATSVGAIFGTSPTSAYIESSSGVAAGGRTGMTNMVVAFLFIVAMFFAPLVGAISGLAAITAPTLIIVGSFMLSSLSKIDWNTFDESFPAFLIILTMPLTSSIATGIALGFISYPLLKIVRGKWREVHPLVILFAVLFFIQLAYVPH; from the coding sequence ATGTTTACCAACTTTTTTAAGCTACAAGAAAACCAAACTAACGTTAAAACCGAATTAATTGCTGGTTTGACGACATTTTTGACCATGGTTTACATCGTTGTCGTTAACCCGGGTATTTTAAGTGAGGCTGGCGCACCCTTCGATGCTGTTTTCATGGCGACGATTATTGCGACTGTCGTGGGAACGCTTTGGATGGGATTGTTCGCCAACTATCCGATCGCGATCGCGCCTGGAATGGGTTTGAATGCCTACTTTGCGTATTCTGTCGTCGGTGGTATGGGTGTCTCCTATGAAGTAGCGTTCGGGGCAGTATTCATTGCTGGTATTTTGTTCGTGATCCTATCGCTGACACCTTTCCGTGAAAAACTAATTGAGGCGATCCCTTCGAACCTGAAGCATGGAATCACTGCAGGAATCGGATTATTCATCGCTTTCATAGGTCTTAGACTGACCGGTCTTGTCGTTTCCCATCCACAAAACCTTGTCGGATTAGGGGATCTCCATTCGCCGCAGGTCATTTTAACTTTAGTTGGACTAGCTGTAACACTGATCCTGATGGCATTGAATGTGAACGGAGCCTTGTTCTTGGGGATGGTTGTCACTGGAACAATCGCTTATTTCACTGGACAGCTTGAGTTTAAGGATGGCGTCGTTGGATTACCATCAATGCCGGATGCTTTCATTTTCGGAAGCCCAATTACAGCTATCGCGGATATGTTCACCTATGGTCTTTATGCAGTCGTATTTTCATTCCTACTCGTTACGATTTTTGATACGACCGGTACGATGATCGGGGTAGCTGAACAAGCCGGCTTGATGAAAGGAAATAAAATGCCGCGTGCACGTCAAGCGCTGCTTGCTGATTCTGTCGCTACTTCTGTCGGAGCGATTTTCGGTACAAGCCCGACCAGTGCCTATATCGAGTCGTCCTCAGGTGTTGCTGCAGGCGGTCGTACCGGAATGACGAATATGGTCGTTGCGTTCCTGTTCATCGTCGCGATGTTTTTCGCTCCACTCGTAGGTGCGATCTCAGGATTAGCTGCAATCACGGCTCCAACTCTGATCATCGTCGGTAGCTTCATGCTGTCAAGCCTTTCGAAAATCGATTGGAACACCTTTGACGAATCATTCCCGGCATTCCTGATCATATTGACGATGCCACTTACATCAAGCATTGCAACAGGAATTGCGCTCGGATTTATTTCTTATCCGCTTTTGAAAATTGTACGAGGCAAATGGCGTGAAGTCCATCCTCTTGTTATACTATTCGCCGTATTATTCTTCATCCAATTGGCGTATGTGCCGCATTAA